Part of the Lolium rigidum isolate FL_2022 chromosome 6, APGP_CSIRO_Lrig_0.1, whole genome shotgun sequence genome, TTTTAGTGACTTGCAGAATCTGCGTgtatgaaatccacatagtagtgTAGGTTAGTCTGTGTTCAACTAAATCTcaaatttattcaaataaaatagacCCTAACTGCCTTCACTAATAGCGATTCAAAGTATACATGTGGATCACACTTTTGTGCTCCAGACACGTACAATGAGCAGCAAACTTCCATTCCAGACATGACATCTTGAACCCTACTATGAGCACACGGTACGCGACATCTGCTAGTACTAGAGCAGTGACAAATGAAATAATTTGATGAATGGTCCAATGGAATGAACTAACACAAGAAACACCGGGTCCTAGTACAGATCATCACTCGACACGACCAGATGAAGGAAAGAAGCAGAGAGAGACAAGGAGGGAGGACGGAATAATGGGAGGACAAGGACGAGGCTCAGAAGGACGGGAAGCTTGCGCAGCGTTGGTTGAGGTAGACGGAGCAGCCGTCCCTGGGGACGATGGTGGGCATGTAGACGGGGTCGTCGCAGCCGTCCGTCGTGTCCCGCTTGAAGTCGGCGACGGAGACGAAGagcgcgaggaagaggacgaggtgGTTGAGCGCGTAGCGCTGGCCGACGCACTGGTGCGCGCCGGCGCCGAATGCCAGGAAGTTGCGCTTGAACGCCACGTCCTCCCTGCGCTCGTCGGAGAAGAAGCGGTCCGGGTCGAAGGCGTCGGGCGCCGGGAAGCCCTGGAAGGAGGACTCGTAGACGGACGGGAACACGATGGCGCCCTTGGGCACCGTGTACCATTCGGTGAGCTGGAACGGCTCGCCCGCGATGTGCGGCACCAGCGTCGCCGGCGGCCGGTAGCGGACCACCTCGCGCGCCACCGCCTGCGTGTACCTCATCCCCTGGATCTTCTCGGCCGTGATGGGCTCGCCTGACTCCGGCGACCAGACGGCCGCCACCTCGGCGCGCACACGCGCGAGCACGTCCGGGTGGGACTCGAGCGCGGAGACCGCCCAGCAGAGCGAGGAGGTGGACGCGTCCTGCGCGGCGAAGAGGAAGTCGAACAGGAACCCCCCGAGCTCCTCGTCGTCGGTGTGCGCGGGCGGGGGGTTTCCGGCCGTCGCTGCCTCGTCCGTCTCGCGCACCGTGTCCTGCATCCAGTagtcgacgaggcactcggggtCGGCGCCGGCGCGCATGCGGGCCTTGCTCTGGCGTGCGCAGTCCCCGAGCGTGCGGACCAGGCGCGCGACGGCGAGCCTGGCGCGGCGGAAGGCGAAGCCGGGCAGGTCGACGGGCATGGCCATGAGGCCGACGTTGAAGAGCGCGTAGTCCTTGGCGAAGCGCTCCCGGGCCTTCTCGGAGAGGTAGGGCCCGACGAAGACCGTCTGGGAGGTCTCGAGGTTCATGTCGCGGCAGGGGACACGCAGCGGCATGGGCTCGGAGCCGGCGGCCTGGTCGTCGAGCCAGCGGCGGAGGTGGGCGAGGATGACGCGCTGCTGGAGGTGCGCGTAGGTGGAGAGCGCGCGGGGCGTGAAGTTTGGCGCGATCCTGCGGCGCAGGTCCTTGTGGTCGTCGCCGAACATGTAGATGAGGTTGTGGTCGCCGAAGAGGCGCTTGCCGAAGGGGTGGCCGATGAGGTGGAAGGCGTCGGGGCGCACGTTGGCGAAGACGCGGTGGGAGAGCTCCGAGTCGCGGATGAAGACGACGAAGCGGCCGATGAGGAAGTCGGCGGCGAGGCCGGAGCCGGACTCCCTGGCGCGCGCCGCCTGCGCGTCCCAGAACCCCGCCGGGTCGCGGACCATGTGCGCGACGCTGCCGAGGAACGGGACGACGAGGGACGGGCCCGGTAGAGGGCCCTTCTTGCGGAGGTAGGACAGCTGCTCGAGCAGGAAGTagagcgccaccgccgccgccaagaaCGGCGCGGCCGCGCGCAGGTCCGGGAAACCGGCGGCTGGCGGGAGCAGCTCTACCATTGCGTGAGGACAATGCTGTGTCGCTCGCTCGCTGAGGTTAACGTGGAGCTCGGGGTGTTGAAGCTCTTCCTGAGCTgtagactatgaagacgagtattGTCGTGGGATTGGTCCATGAGAGGAGGCATATTTAAGCCAGGGGAGAGGGGCCATTGGTGGTCAAAGGCTGGCTTGGGAAAACGAAAGGAGGCGGCCGTGTTGTGTTGTGTTGGGGTGGCTGCAGGAGCTCGGGCGGATTGGCTGATGGCTGCTGCGCCTGCTGCTGCGGCTgcgcgtggccggcggcgaggtgaaGCAAGCAGAAGCAGCTGGGGAAAGCGTGCTCCCGCCCTGTGGATGGATTGTGTTTATTCGCGGAAAGGGGATAGGCAAGTACGAATCCCGCGGGCGCGGGTAGGTGACGACGTGGATGGACTGCCCGCGCACACTGGCACGCACATTAGACGGTTTTTTGAAAAAGGCCAACTTTGGCGCCCGAAAGTTTTTCTTCCACAGACTGAGCTTTGTCTCTAGAGGAGGAGGAATCGTATAGACGACACATGGAAGTGTGTCCAACGATGTTCCTCAAAGGACAGGACGTCCATTAAGCAATTGCAGTACAAATGCATGGTTTCGGTGGAATTATTATTCTTCCACACTAGGATCAAATTCCATTATCACATCAATAACGGAATTACAACCAAAAGCAACCCAAGGAGCTAGAACTAGGAAAGTAAAGCACCGTATACCGCTAGCGTTCAAAGGAGCAACCTTCACGAGTTTTTAGGAGTGTAGGCAACAGTGCTGCTAACAGCCAAGGGGGGGAAGCAGCACACACAGCTGCTAACAGCCGCTAGCAAAAGCAACATGCCGCCGACAAGTTTCAAACCAACACAACGAACAATCCACGGAAACAATTGCGAGAAATTGCTAGGTATGGTTGTGGCTCCAATTGATTTTGCCACCACACTCTAAACATACTTGGCCGCCACACATGTCAAGAAAAGATGATGTATTGTCTCATCCTCATCACAAAATTGGCATTTTGTATTTCTCGCTCAAATCTTTTTTGTCATGTTATCTTTTGTTGCAATTCATGTGATTTTAATGGAATAATGAAGTTTAAAAAATCTCGTCCGATGACCAAGATGCATTTATAGATAAACAAAGTTCTGTACAAATTAAACCCAAAAGGGAGGCAGCAAACCTCCTCCTCGGGGAGTGGGCAACAAAAACTCTGGAAAGATAGGTATAGGATAACTCGAAATTGCTCAACTGTGGCAAGGACTGTGTTGAAGTAATCACATATTATCTTGGCCATGGCCGCGTGATCACTGCACCATCAACCATAAGGCTATGGGCATATTCTTCTTTTTCCTGTAGGTGGTGTTGGTACATTGAAAATGTATCCATTAACTTTGGTTTTATTTATATGATATTTCTATGATATATATGATGCTCGcaacatgttttacattgatttctaGGATTTTTCACAAAGTCCCCATTTATTTGGTATTTAACTCTGTAGGACAGGAAAtcttattttgtgtattttttaagTTCCACAAACCTTCACGAACTCAAACAGAGCTAGGATTTTTGCCACATCATTTTTTCTGAAAATGAAGGAGTGTGCTCGGAGGAGGGAGAAAAAGGCCATGAGAAGGCCCAGAACACCATCATGGTGTAGCCCTGGTGTCGCCAAAGCAAGGTTTTGTAGGCTTGAGGTCCCTTTTGTGTCAATATTCGTGCCACCGACTTCATATTGACCTAAAACAATCTACGAACATCCATTGGGATTTTATTTCGGGACGGAAGAAGGCGAAGCTCAAAAACCATGAAACATGGACCCTACAATTTGCCGCTAGAGTAAGGTTCATGGGTTGGGGTAACCGCTGCTGAAGTTGTCTTCAGAGGGGTGAAACGATATTGAGGGAtattccctagtggcaacataggCCTAGTGTAAGTGACCATAGCACTATCTCTATGTCGCATCTAGAGATAATGGACAACATGTACTTGGAGCCAAGTGACAAATACTAGCATGCTAGTATCAAGCAACATATTGACGCTTTCCTTCTCATCTTCATGTTTTATGACATGTTGCCCATATAAATGTCTAACCTTAAAGCATGACTATTGTGTGTGCATTTTCATCTATGATTTTCATGGTTACCaatgagagaaagatagagagagagatagagatagagagagagagatcaagtgTACCCATGTATTGCTctgcttgcttttttttttttttactttcagcTCTAATAAAAACCCAAAATGCATAGGTTGCCTTAAACTTGAAAACAACCCATCATATTTTGCATGTTTAAATAATTTAGTGCATGGATTTTTTTTTACTTCCTTGCTTCTGTGTTTCAATACCCAATACTTCCACACTGAGAGGTGCTACATCGATCCCTGCACTTCGGGGTAATCAAGCGTGATTGGGAATAACAATTATGTACTCGTCTTCCTCacgccaccagaagatcttggattgTTGACGATCCATGGTCCTCTCAAGAGATGCCACATCAAGGTATACATGtttgacttgtgccttgagctcacTTCAGCCTCTAGGAGTTGCCTAAAATCCATGGCAACATCGAAGGGGAAGATAAGTCCATGCGTATTCATGATAAAGCCAAACACAATCATCCCATATCATCTAAACCTCCAACACAATCCGATCGACGAGCAACTCTTCACACTCAAGAATGGGACAATGATCGGAGTCGATGGTGTGCGAGGCAACTCACGAGCTGTAGTTGTGCAACTCATCCCATCCGATAGTGTTGATAATAGGATCAAGCTTGACAAGCGTTGGGTTCCGCGCTCGTTACGCCACATGTAACGGTGGCCATAGAGGGATAACTCCTTGAACCCATGAGCATTGTGTAAGTGTACAAAAAAATCCAATCATGCGTTGATGGATATTGGCGTTGCTCTCAGGGTGAACCATGTTGAGGTCCGCCACGGTTAGCATATATAAACGTCAGCCAGTACTTCACTCCTCTTGTAATTGAATGAGTAAATTAATTTCATCTAGTCATCGTGCGTTCCTTTCATACAAGTCAACCGTAAGGAGAGATAACCAAAGCCAAGTCAACCTCCAAGAGCTGCTTGGATTTCATCGCCACATCAAAGGGGAAGAGAAATCCCCCCGTTGTCATAAGATGAAGCCTAAAACTGTCAACCCGCCCATCAAACCCATCTCACTGAACCCCTCCAATATAATCGCACCGCCAGGAAGTTCTTCGCACTTAAGAATGGGACAATGATCGGAGATGATGGTCGAGGGCAACTCGTGAGCAGCCCATGACCATTGTGGAAGCCTAGAAAACAACCCAATCATGCGTTGATGGAGATTGTCGTCACCCTTgtccacatcaaggtgaaccgTGTCGAGGTCACTGCGAATAACCATGGGCCCACCGGTTACGTGACGTCACTTAACTCGACGAGCAAAGCAAATCCAGCCAGGTCATCATGCCGTCCTTAGATATGAGTCGACCACGAGGTGTTACCTCGGGGAGAGATAACCCAAAGCAAAATAGAGTTAAAAAACACAATGTTCTTTTAGTTTATCGTTCTAAACAGTTCCAGATGTAATCTTTTCCGTGTACAATTCAAATCCTCCAGAAATTAAGTACTCATTCGTAATTCGTTCGTCTGTCTTGCACGCAACATCAAAGGAGGTTGAACCTGGTACTACAATGTTTTCCTTCGTCAATCAGCTCAGCACATACGCTGCGCATGACGACGAGCCAAAGCCGACAAGTCTGCCCTGTCGTCCAACCGATTGGCTCCTCGTGCTGTGTCATGCATGGCGTCTCGCCGGGAAGACAAATCCTCCAGCGCCCGTTTGGTCAATCGAGGTGGAGCAGCGCTGCAGCGGCAGCGATGACAGTCGACAGCAATCGCCGCCGGCCGGACGATTGGCACCTGGTTGGTTGGTTAACGGTCGCCAATCCCGGTGGTGGCAAAGTTGATCTTGGCGCCGGTCGGATGATTCTGACGGAGGACGACGTTCTTTTTCTAATCTAATGTTCAATTTCAATGTTGTTGATTGGAAATGTGGAGGATTAGAACGTTCCTCCTAGACGTTGAAAACCAGCCGAACGTTCTGGAGCGGCCGGCGGCTTGACGTGAATCGGTCAGAGCTTTTGAAGTTATAGAGTTTGAGTCCTGTTCGCTCCACCTACCTGTCATGTCCGGGCCCCTGCCTTCATCCATTGATGCATATCCTCCAAAACGGGTCAAACGGAGTATCGCTTTCTAATGATTTTAAAAGTGGCATAGTTTACTCGATTTGTTCTCCTTAAGGAAGGATAGTTGTTTCTTGTTTGTTTCTTCACGGAATAGGAAAATGGCACCTGGTGATTGGAGAGGCTGCTGCTATGCGAAGCCGTGACGAAACGATGACGTGCCACTCCCACGAGCGGCGTTGAGAAGAGAAGAGAGCATGGACAAATTATAACAATTGCAAGCGAACAATGGAGTCGGCAGCACACCTCTTTACGAATTGTAGATACGCCATCAAAGTTCAGGGTCTCATCTCATCCAAGTTTGGCTTGTGATGTACCACCTTGATCTCTAGGCCAACTCAAACCCCTCGATCAATAAATAAAGAAGTGAAACTCGATCCATTGATCAATAAATAAAGATATAGTACATAATCCCTCCATCGATTAAGAAAAAAAGGATACTCAATCCAGGAGCCGATCACACCAAAGATTGAGGGTTTGAGTTGGACAAAGGTGTGGATCGAGAGGATGATACAGTTGTGGACTGACCGGCTCCTCAACTCCGGGTCACAAAAGCCGTTGCCTCCCTAACCTTGTTCACATCATAGGAGATTTGGAACGGGTGAAATGGTCACGTCTTTCGTCGGCGCCTTGCACCATTCGTGTAGTGTCCTTTGGTCATCTTCAAGAGAATAAAGAAATATGCAAAACTTTGGGTTAATTACCGTGGGCGCCAAACGGTTGAGTACGACTATGCATCTAGATATAATGTTTTTCATTTGGTAAACACTATCAAACTACTACTTGATTaatagtatttttttttgaaGGTTACTTGATTAATAGTATGAAGTAAAACCTTTTCCCTTACGTTTTCTGATTATAAAAAGGAAAACGCTTCTgatccggcgaccgatcgctGGCCAGCGATCGGTCGTCACCGCTCGCTCCCGCGCGGCCCATATAGGCCTAGTTTTTTCGGCCCAAAACTGGAGTGTTGCTTTTTGTTTAAAAAGAAATGTGCAGTGTTGTTTTCAGATTTGTAACAATTAGATAAAAATTTGTTGTAAACTCACACGACATAATTTGTAAGATTTTTCTAAGTGATATATTACGAAAATGTGTGTTTCTTGATATGTTGTAAACGGATGACTTTTTTGTTATAATTATTTGTGATTTTTGGTGTAACTGTTTTAGTCATGGACACTTTTTTCGTAGAGATGTTGTATACGTTTGTTAGTTTTGTAACTATTGCGTATAAAATTTATAAAGAAAACATGTAAGAAATGTTGTAATGTTTACCTGGGCGTTTAccataaattttttgttgtaatcgcctataatttttggtaaaatacttggtgatttttattgtaattaaaTATATAGAAAATGTGTTATTGTTTAACCAATTTTTCATAGTCACGAACACATGTTTTTTGTTGTTatagcttttgattttttattgtaattgttgtcaatttttgttgtaaaccaacaTGTAGAAAAATAGTTGTTAATTATCCATTTTTTATAACATTTACATTTTGAATTTTTGTTGTGAATATTTTGTTGTAATAGCATTTTTTTTGTAAGCAGGGTGaggattttgttgtaatactcgtTATGACTCAGACCCGTCGTCGGGGTGGcattttttgttgtaaatattgaGGACGTCAGGCCCAAAGGGATATAACTTTTCAGTTTAACTggggaagagaaggattgcaggTTGAGTTTCCAAAAATTAGGGGGCAAAACATAAATATTACATTGCGGTTGATTCTGGACGTCGGATCTTGATCCGATGGAGCGGAGGACGACcgatttttcttctttttcaggCGACCGACGGTCAGGTCGCCCTTATAAAAAGACAGTGCCATAGCGGGCTCCGCG contains:
- the LOC124668114 gene encoding cytochrome P450 710A1-like, with the translated sequence MVELLPPAAGFPDLRAAAPFLAAAVALYFLLEQLSYLRKKGPLPGPSLVVPFLGSVAHMVRDPAGFWDAQAARARESGSGLAADFLIGRFVVFIRDSELSHRVFANVRPDAFHLIGHPFGKRLFGDHNLIYMFGDDHKDLRRRIAPNFTPRALSTYAHLQQRVILAHLRRWLDDQAAGSEPMPLRVPCRDMNLETSQTVFVGPYLSEKARERFAKDYALFNVGLMAMPVDLPGFAFRRARLAVARLVRTLGDCARQSKARMRAGADPECLVDYWMQDTVRETDEAATAGNPPPAHTDDEELGGFLFDFLFAAQDASTSSLCWAVSALESHPDVLARVRAEVAAVWSPESGEPITAEKIQGMRYTQAVAREVVRYRPPATLVPHIAGEPFQLTEWYTVPKGAIVFPSVYESSFQGFPAPDAFDPDRFFSDERREDVAFKRNFLAFGAGAHQCVGQRYALNHLVLFLALFVSVADFKRDTTDGCDDPVYMPTIVPRDGCSVYLNQRCASFPSF